A single Gammaproteobacteria bacterium DNA region contains:
- a CDS encoding recombinase family protein, producing DRSHGGSIFAQSERIRRWTSEQGYQLLAMCQDARSPSGELCDEAFRALLEIIGAGHADAVVVPSLEAFSSDLLVQEVILQDLRSRGVRVISTTEADVEVLADAQVDAARMFIRDVLARRAEYEQSMGTPASQDDQDHQDDQVAAASVSGGDDVVIELIPAHSA from the coding sequence GATCGGTCGCACGGCGGATCGATCTTTGCTCAATCGGAGCGGATTCGACGCTGGACCTCCGAACAGGGCTACCAACTCCTCGCGATGTGCCAGGACGCAAGGAGCCCGAGCGGTGAACTTTGCGACGAAGCGTTCCGTGCTTTGCTCGAGATTATTGGTGCGGGCCACGCAGACGCGGTCGTGGTTCCTTCGCTCGAAGCGTTTTCTTCAGACTTGCTCGTTCAGGAAGTCATCCTTCAAGACTTGCGCAGCCGCGGTGTCAGGGTGATCAGTACCACCGAAGCCGATGTCGAGGTGCTCGCCGACGCTCAGGTGGATGCCGCCAGAATGTTTATTCGTGATGTCCTCGCTCGCCGAGCCGAGTACGAACAGAGCATGGGCACCCCGGCGTCTCAGGATGATCAGGACCATCAGGATGATCAGGTTGCCGCTGCCTCAGTCTCCGGCGGCGACGACGTCGTGATCGAACTCATCCCGGCACACAGCGCGTAG